The Musa acuminata AAA Group cultivar baxijiao chromosome BXJ2-2, Cavendish_Baxijiao_AAA, whole genome shotgun sequence genome has a segment encoding these proteins:
- the LOC135605390 gene encoding uncharacterized protein LOC135605390 encodes MEKIRCGQVSAAMKKGKKKQAKGELDRLKQAEKKKRRLEKALATSAALRSELEQKKQKKIEEQKRLDEEGASIAEAVALHVLGGEDADESCHFMINNTSKHNHWEYSSNIDISMDYQSFTNYSIDGWGLGTNAYNPSWKWNSWGFGLPLPPQLFTEDVQSPHFHKASQGPDISAEILAAQAVSSLQIAEDPHAAQFVGQGAATITNKMLGGSSTSDKVNIYRKI; translated from the coding sequence ATGGAGAAAATAAGATGTGGTCAGGTAAGCGCGGCCatgaagaaaggaaaaaagaagcagGCCAAGGGTGAGCTGGATCGTCTGAAGCAGGCTGAGAAGAAAAAGAGGCGCTTAGAGAAAGCACTTGCAACTTCTGCTGCTCTACGATCTGAATTAGAGCAGAAGAAACAGAAGAAGATAGAAGAACAGAAAAGGCTGGATGAAGAAGGAGCCTCAATTGCTGAAGCAGTCGCTCTTCATGTCCTAGGAGGGGAAGATGCCGATGAATCCTGTCATTTCATGATAAACAATACCAGTAAGCATAACCATTGGGAGTATTCAAGTAATATTGATATTTCCATGGATTATCAAAGCTTCACAAATTATTCTATTGATGGATGGGGGTTGGGAACCAACGCATATAATCCTTCATGGAAGTGGAACAGTTGGGGTTTTGGATTGCCACTGCCTCCTCAATTATTTACGGAAGATGTTCAATCACCACATTTTCACAAGGCAAGTCAAGGACCAGATATTTCTGCAGAAATTTTGGCTGCACAGGCTGTTTCATCACTGCAAATTGCAGAAGATCCACATGCAGCTCAATTTGTTGGACAAGGAGCTGCAACCATCACTAATAAAATGCTGGGAGGCAGCAGTACCAGTGACAAAGTCAACATTTACAGGAAGATATAA
- the LOC103971826 gene encoding homeobox protein BEL1 homolog: protein MLLRESSSQSFCVMAHQSHYGEFSTGVDATMQGFDHHHELLGVQAGMETLGVPSKQQSSRLAGGFLPRDFPEASNKHRPSASPWPVDDPSLGSLFPWEGRVSVPFLNARHSDAVAVPQPPQQCVPGDRLQIGSAYLQQQQQLFVQDGRVGFHPQQPLQLRNSKFLRPAQELLSEFCSLRGEISSKRRPNKTSLEDEEKASLSSSWNQSLHSMDLLELQKIKAKLSSMIAEVDKRYRKYCEQMRTVTASFEAVAGKEAARVYSALAHRAMSRHFRCLRDGIVGQIHAAKKAMGEKDPTAAGTTRGETPRLKLLDKCIRQQKAFQQGMMEQPPWRPQRGLPERAVSILRAWLFEHFLHPYPNDVDKHILARQTGLSRSQVSNWFINARVRLWKPMVEEMYLEETKELDNQSNQAANGPEDSDNPNSNLSFDQKPLPAQLLVDSESLSSIINSGHHGHQRNDLISSTHHQDFGVVGDLDFYNSRSSDNSRAGVSLTLGLQQHNGGGMSFSLLPNSQPSLLFSRETIDGDQQAQFSILDGEAENLRYRNLMGAQLLHDLAR, encoded by the exons ATGCTCTTGAGGGAGTCGTCATCCCAGAGCTTCTGCGTGATGGCCCATCAGTCCCACTACGGTGAATTCTCCACCGGTGTCGACGCCACGATGCAGGGCTTCGATCACCACCACGAGCTCTTGGGCGTCCAAGCCGGGATGGAGACGCTCGGGGTCCCTTCCAAGCAACAAAGCTCTCGCCTCGCCGGAGGCTTCCTTCCCCGAGACTTTCCTGAAGCATCAAACAAGCATCGACCCTCGGCGAGCCCGTGGCCGGTGGACGACCCCTCTTTGGGGTCTCTGTTCCCGTGGGAAGGAAGGGTCTCCGTTCCCTTCCTCAACGCCAGGCACTCAGATGCAGTGGCCGTACCTCAACCTCCGCAACAGTGCGTTCCCGGAGATAGGTTGCAGATAGGATCAGCATACcttcaacaacagcagcagctctTCGTGCAGGATGGCCGGGTGGGTTTCCATCCACAGCAGCCGCTTCAGTTAAGGAACTCGAAGTTCCTGAGACCAGCTCAGGAGCTGCTGAGTGAGTTCTGCAGTCTCAGAGGGGAGATCAGTTCCAAGAGGAGGCCTAACAAGACAAGCCTCGAGGATGAAGAAAaggcttctctctcttcttcatgGAATCAATCCTTACACTCCATGGACCTTCTGGAGCTCCAAAAGATAAAAGCTAAGCTATCGTCCATGATAGCGGAG GTAGACAAGAGATACAGAAAATACTGCGAGCAGATGAGGACTGTAACAGCGTCGTTCgaggctgtggctgggaaagaagcagCGAGAGTGTATTCGGCGTTGGCACATAGGGCCATGTCGAGGCACTTTAGGTGTTTGAGGGATGGGATAGTAGGTCAGATTCACGCAGCCAAGAAGGCAATGGGGGAGAAGGATCCGACCGCCGCGGGGACGACGCGGGGCGAGACGCCGAGGCTCAAGCTGCTCGACAAGTGCATACGGCAGCAGAAGGCGTTTCAGCAGGGGATGATGGAGCAGCCCCCATGGCGGCCTCAGCGAGGCCTTCCCGAACGCGCCGTCTCCATTCTGCGCGCTTGGCTCTTCGAGCATTTCCTCCACCC GTATCCAAATGATGTTGATAAGCACATCTTAGCCAGGCAAACTGGATTGTCAAGAAGCCAG GTCTCCAATTGGTTCATAAATGCAAGGGTGAGGCTGTGGAAGCCAATGGTTGAGGAGATGTACCTGGAAGAGACGAAGGAGCTGGATAACCAGTCTAACCAAGCAGCGAATGGACCTGAAGACAGTGACAACCCCAACTCCAACCTCAGCTTCGACCAGAAACCCTTGCCGGCGCAGCTACTCGTCGACTCCGAATCGCTCTCCTCCATCATCAACAGCGGCCACCACGGCCATCAAAGGAACGATCTGATCAGCAGCACTCACCACCAGGATTTTGGTGTGGTTGGCGACTTGGACTTCTACAACAGCCGCAGCAGTGATAACTCGAGGGCTGGTGTGTCCTTAACGTTGGGTCTCCAGCAGCACAATGGGGGAGGCATGAGCTTCTCTCTGCTGCCGAACTCTCAGCCCTCACTTCTCTTCTCCAGAGAGACCATTGATGGCGACCAACAGGCTCAATTCTCCATTTTGGATGGGGAGGCAGAGAACCTTCGTTACAGGAACCTGATGGGAGCTCAGTTGCTGCATGACTTGGCAAGATAG